A stretch of Henckelia pumila isolate YLH828 chromosome 4, ASM3356847v2, whole genome shotgun sequence DNA encodes these proteins:
- the LOC140863877 gene encoding zinc finger protein ZAT10-like encodes MLLIYIYNTNSTLTLNIFIHSFIYSSSPKQTFQLLLILKVSDLEIMALEALNSPTAPTSSFHFDTNPSSSNLESWTKGKRSKRPRSVDERHEPTEEEYLALCLIMLARGGGGPSTSATASQVNRNLQPPPLPRVMNSGETVKLVYKCSVCDKAFGSYQALGGHKASHRKLGGGDHDQSTTSASATTTTNSAAGSGRTHECSICHKCFPTGQALGGHKRCHYEGGARTGSSGGVTSSEGVGSTITHRDFDLNLPALPEFWPGFGSGIEDEVESPHPAKKSRLSLPLKLEMF; translated from the coding sequence ATGctccttatatatatatacaacacaaactccacactcacactcaatatattcattcattcattcatatATTCTTCGTCTCCAAAACAGACTTTCCAGCTTCTTTTAATATTAAAAGTTTCAGATCTTGAAATAATGGCGCTTGAAGCTTTGAACTCACCCACTGCTCCTACCTCCTCCTTTCACTTCGACACCAATCCCAGTTCAAGCAATCTAGAGTCTTGGACCAAAGGCAAGCGATCCAAGCGTCCCCGCAGTGTGGACGAACGTCATGAGCCCACCGAGGAGGAGTACTTGGCTCTATGTCTTATTATGCTCGCTCGCGGCGGCGGCGGACCTTCTACTTCTGCAACTGCGTCACAGGTCAACAGGAACTTACAGCCTCCCCCGCTTCCGCGGGTTATGAATTCCGGGGAGACGGTTAAATTGGTATACAAGTGTTCCGTCTGTGACAAGGCATTTGGATCCTACCAAGCTTTGGGCGGCCACAAGGCCAGCCACCGCAAGCTCGGCGGTGGGGATCATGACCAATCAACTACCTCCGCCTCCGCCACCACCACAACCAACTCCGCCGCAGGGAGCGGGAGGACCCACGAGTGTTCGATCTGTCACAAGTGCTTCCCCACAGGGCAGGCCTTGGGAGGCCACAAGCGCTGCCACTACGAAGGCGGTGCTCGCACGGGAAGCAGCGGCGGGGTGACTTCATCGGAAGGTGTGGGCTCCACGATTACTCACCGGGACTTCGATCTGAATTTGCCCGCTTTGCCGGAATTCTGGCCGGGTTTCGGCTCCGGGATTGAAGACGAAGTAGAAAGCCCCCACCCAGCCAAGAAATCCCGCTTATCTCTGCCACTCAAGTTGGAAATGTTTTGA